TATAGACTGTACTAATGAGCCTGTGGCGGAAGCTGTAGCAGTCGCATTAAGCGTAACAGGGGTTCCATTGGGAATATAATTGGAATTAAATATCAATAGCTCCGAAGGTCTTCCCTGATAAATATCTCCTGTGGTAGTATCTAAAATCAAAGGAACGGTAGTGTTTGGAGAAGCGGTTGCGATAGCCTGTAAATTGCTTACCCTAATTGGTGCGGCGGCGGCATTTACATCAAGTTTTCTGGCCGGGGCTGATTGATTGATCCCGATATTTCCAGCCGGTGCGGCCAAAGTACCATTCATCCCCGTACCGAAAACTAAGTTTCCGATGTTCATTTGGTTACTTGCTGTTGCAGTAGGAACCTGGGTCGCATTACCAATGGCAATATTTCCAGCTCCTGTTGTGATATTTGTTCCGGCTGAAGATCCTAAAATAACATTATTAGTACCTGTTGTAAGAAAGCCTCCAGAGTTAGTCCCTATCGCGACGTTATTATCTCCGTTAAGCTGAATTCCTCCTGCGGTATCACCTATTAACAGGTTGTTTGATGCTGTCGTAATGGCAGTTCCTGTATTTATCCCTATCGAAATATTTGAATTTCCGCTTACATTATTAAATAATGCGTTGTCTCCAATGGCAATATTTCTTTGCACTGCAGCGGCAGAGGTGCTTTGGAGCGTATTGGCCCCGATGGCAACGTTTGTAGAACCCGTGGTAATACCTCTCGCAGCATTAGAACCAATCCCAACGTTTCGAGATCCTGTCGTTACTGTACTCAGTGCGGTTGTACCTAATGCAGTATTTCCGGTCCCGGTGGTTACAGTGCTTAGTGTTGTCGTTCCTAGCGCTGTGTTTCCCGCTCCCGTAGCAGTAATAGGAATACTATTAACCCCAAAAGCTGTATTGGTGGCACTTAGCATACCCGACTGAACATTATTTCTTTTAAAAATAACGTTCTGGTTGTCTGATGTACCCAGATAATTCGTTCCGGGAGTTGTTCCTGCATTTCCAGTGAGGCCCCAGCTTTGGGCGCTTACTCCTGCGGGGGTTGAGAATCTTTGCCAGACCCCGGCCTCGAAGTAATAATAACCTACAGCGGTAACATTCACGGTTTGCCCTCCGGCAGTTCCTGTGGCCACATCATTTACATAAATAATGGTACCGGCAGGCACACTTGCCATACTTTGTGCTCGTGCACGATCTACCCGTGGTGCGAGTAGCCCGTCAACGTTGTTAGAAGTTCCGGTTGCATTGAAAGCAACAATGTCGAGAGAGGTCGACGGATTTGCGGTGTTAATCCCAATTTGTGCGTAGGAAAAACTACTCAGTCCAATTAAGGAAGAGAACATAATAATTCTTCTTTTCATAAATCAAAATTTAGATTTGGTGAGTTAAATGTATTAATAAATAATCACATTTAAGTGATTATTTATTAATTTTTAACACTTAATAAATGTGAACTTTTATTAAAATTCATAAAAAATCTTTTATTAAAAAGAGAAATCATAAATCATGTTACAATTGAAATTATTAAAAGAAAATTTTACTCTAAAATTTTATAAATTATCACTAAATTTGCACGTTATTTTAAATAAATACAATGCAATTATCAGAACAAGAAATCATTAGAAGAGAAAAGCTGAATAAGCTTACTGAAATGGGGATTAATGCGTTCCCTGCGGAAGAGTATACACTTACAGATACTACAGAATCTATAAAACAGGACTTCACAGAAAATAAACAGGTGAAGATTGCTGGTAGATTGATGTCCCGCAGAATTCAGGGGAAGGCTTCTTTTGCTGAATTGCAGGATTCTACAGGTAGAATTCAGGTATATTTTAACAGAGATGAGATCTGTACAGGTGAAGATAAAACGTTATATAATGAAGTTTACAAGCACCTTTTAGACATTGGAGATATTATCGGTATTGAAGGAGAATTGTTTACGACTCAGGTTGGTGAAAAGACGGTTTTGGTGAAAAACTTCACTCTTTTAACTAAAGCGTTAAGACCTCTTCCTCAGCCAAGAACTGATGAAAATGGTGTAGTACATGACGGATTCAACGATCCTGAATTGAGATACAGACAACGTTATGTAGATTTAATCGTAAATCCTCAGGTAAAAGAGACTTTTGTTAAAAGAACAAAAATGTATACAGCAATGCGTCAGTTTTTCAATGATGCAGGCTATATCGAAGTTGAAACTCCCGTTTTACAGGCTATTCCTGGTGGAGCAGCAGCAAGACCTTTCATTACGCATCACAATGCTTTAGATATTCCTTTATATATGAGAATTGCTAACGAATTATATCTGAAAAGATTGATCGTTGGTGGTTTTGACGGGGTTTATGAATTCTCTAAAAACTTCAGAAATGAAGGGATGGACAGAACGCACAATCCTGAGTTTACCGTAATGGAAATTTACGTTGCTTACAAAGACTATTATTGGATGATGGATTTCACCGAAAGAATGATAGAGCATTGTGCCATTGCAGTAAACGGAACTACAAAAGCCAAATTCGGAGATCAGGAAATTGATTTCAAAGCTCCTTATGCAAGGGTTTCAATGAGAGAGGCGATTCAGAAGTACACAGGTTTTGATATTGCGGGAAAATCTGAGCAGGAATTGTTCGATTTTGCTAAATCTATCGGAATCGAAGTGAACGAAACAATGGGTAAAGGAAAATTAATTGATGAAATTTTTGGTGAAAAATGTGAAGGAAACTTCATTCAGCCAACTTTCATTACAGATTATCCTGTGGAAATGTCTCCGTTAACAAAGAAACACAGAAGTGAGGAAGGTCTTACCGAGCGTTTTGAATTGATGGTTTGCGGTAAAGAAATTGCCAATGCATATTCTGAATTAAATGACCCTATCGATCAGAGAGAACGTTTTGAAGATCAGTTAAAATTAGCGGAAAAAGGAGATGATGAAGCAGGGCAGTTTATTGATGAAGACTTCCTAAGAGCTTTGGAATACGGTATGCCGCCAACGTCAGGAATGGGAATCGGAATGGACAGATTAATCATGTTCTTAACGAATAATGCGTCTATTCAGGAAGTATTATTCTTCCCTCAAATGAAACCTGAAAAAGCAGTTCCTCAAATA
The sequence above is a segment of the Chryseobacterium sp. MYb264 genome. Coding sequences within it:
- a CDS encoding beta strand repeat-containing protein, which translates into the protein MKRRIIMFSSLIGLSSFSYAQIGINTANPSTSLDIVAFNATGTSNNVDGLLAPRVDRARAQSMASVPAGTIIYVNDVATGTAGGQTVNVTAVGYYYFEAGVWQRFSTPAGVSAQSWGLTGNAGTTPGTNYLGTSDNQNVIFKRNNVQSGMLSATNTAFGVNSIPITATGAGNTALGTTTLSTVTTGTGNTALGTTALSTVTTGSRNVGIGSNAARGITTGSTNVAIGANTLQSTSAAAVQRNIAIGDNALFNNVSGNSNISIGINTGTAITTASNNLLIGDTAGGIQLNGDNNVAIGTNSGGFLTTGTNNVILGSSAGTNITTGAGNIAIGNATQVPTATASNQMNIGNLVFGTGMNGTLAAPAGNIGINQSAPARKLDVNAAAAPIRVSNLQAIATASPNTTVPLILDTTTGDIYQGRPSELLIFNSNYIPNGTPVTLNATATASATGSLVQSIYNVNFTLSRPAIVSIFNSTSVGFTTATGAVITDGSPRLSVTWVRISDSTGATTIQDNLGLASVGHNNTVSATSNLTGNYHSASNPMLTLPTGTYRLDIIALIGCSSGQSVRGTYGSGNDNLYVRADYF
- the lysS gene encoding lysine--tRNA ligase, with amino-acid sequence MQLSEQEIIRREKLNKLTEMGINAFPAEEYTLTDTTESIKQDFTENKQVKIAGRLMSRRIQGKASFAELQDSTGRIQVYFNRDEICTGEDKTLYNEVYKHLLDIGDIIGIEGELFTTQVGEKTVLVKNFTLLTKALRPLPQPRTDENGVVHDGFNDPELRYRQRYVDLIVNPQVKETFVKRTKMYTAMRQFFNDAGYIEVETPVLQAIPGGAAARPFITHHNALDIPLYMRIANELYLKRLIVGGFDGVYEFSKNFRNEGMDRTHNPEFTVMEIYVAYKDYYWMMDFTERMIEHCAIAVNGTTKAKFGDQEIDFKAPYARVSMREAIQKYTGFDIAGKSEQELFDFAKSIGIEVNETMGKGKLIDEIFGEKCEGNFIQPTFITDYPVEMSPLTKKHRSEEGLTERFELMVCGKEIANAYSELNDPIDQRERFEDQLKLAEKGDDEAGQFIDEDFLRALEYGMPPTSGMGIGMDRLIMFLTNNASIQEVLFFPQMKPEKAVPQIELGEDEKIILEILKSGEQVALADVKDQSKLSGKKWDKASKTLTKNNLVKVEKIDENVLMKLV